The following proteins are co-located in the Penaeus vannamei isolate JL-2024 unplaced genomic scaffold, ASM4276789v1 unanchor156, whole genome shotgun sequence genome:
- the LOC138860894 gene encoding polycystin-1-like protein 3 has product MALHLAASNYPSPPGTPRQSALHLIRDMTPPGRLEWPSTWPPRMAPHHLAASNGPPPGRLQWPSTWPPRMALHLAASNGPPPGRLEWPPTWPPRMALHLAASNGPPPGRLEWPSTWPPRMALHLAASNGPPPGRLEWPSTWPPRMALHLASTWPPRMALHLAASNGPPPGRLEWPPTTWPPRMALHLAASNGPPPGRLEWPPTWPPRPACACPSAHP; this is encoded by the coding sequence ATGGCCCTCCACCTGGCCGCCTCGAATTACCCCTCACCACCTGGAACGCCACGACAATCGGCCCTCCACCTAATCCGGGACATGACTCCACCTGGCCGCCTCGAATGGCCCTCCACCTGGCCGCCTCGAATGGCCCCTCACCACCTGGCCGCCTCGAATGGCCCTCCACCTGGCCGCCTCCAATGGCCCTCCACCTGGCCGCCTCGAATGGCCCTCCACCTGGCCGCCTCCAATGGCCCTCCACCTGGCCGCCTCGAATGGCCCCCCACCTGGCCGCCTCGAATGGCCCTCCACCTGGCCGCCTCGAATGGCCCTCCACCTGGCCGCCTCGAATGGCCCTCCACCTGGCCGCCTCGAATGGCCCTCCACCTGGCCGCCTCGAATGGCCCCCCACCTGGCCGCCTCGAATGGCCCTCCACCTGGCCGCCTCGAATGGCCCTCCACCTGGCCTCCACCTGGCCGCCTCGAATGGCCCTCCACCTGGCCGCCTCGAATGGCCCCCCACCTGGCCGCCTCGAATGGCCCCCCACCACCTGGCCGCCTCGAATGGCCCTCCACCTGGCCGCCTCGAATGGCCCTCCACCTGGCCGCCTCGAATGGCCCCCCACCTGGCCGCCTCGACCCGCGTGCGCCTGTCCCTCCGCCCATCCATAA